A region of Streptomyces sp. NBC_01750 DNA encodes the following proteins:
- a CDS encoding AAA family ATPase: protein MGTDEGTGPGAVVDAGADGRALAAAVRSVLARIDAHAQRARHRTPTAGDEASAGSGAATAGNGRTGTTAAGAGQPRPEAGAAAPVPVPVRETGAAAESDRRANTVAATTDRSRPADAPELTAPRTSALAAPAPATLDALVACFGLSRFERDVVLLAAAAELDPTTGGRCAAASGDPDRAHPTFSLALAALADAHWSALTPVAPLRRWRLVELDDETRLTTSRLRLDERILHFLVGSPYLDSRLHGLLRRTTVPESLPASYDLAASRVAAGWAGAGPYAPLRVELVGGDLRSRADIAAAAARRSGLGLYAMAADDMPTDPAERDRLARLWQREAILLPAALLVEVGELERDQAAATDAFIESAAVPLVVSSPDPRQTARPRGERVTVPALDTEEQLGVWTDAFEDVPEVSEEDLKDLVEQFSLPPHLIRSAGATVVRDLPGEDELDATGLAWRAGLTEARMGMDELGRRIEPQATWGDLVLAERQSRILREIVAHVRQRATVYQEWGFAATLRRGLGVTALFAGGSGTGKTLAAEVMAKELGLDLFIIDLSQVVSKYIGETEKNLRKVFDAAERGGALLLFDEADALFGKRSEVRDSHDRYANLEVSYLLMRMEAYRGLAILTTNMKQALDTAFMRRIRFVVDFPFPGESERAEIWRRVLPARAPMKGVDPELLARLTVAGGSIRNIALSGAFLAAEEGDRLQMRHMLEAARTEYLKLDRSLTPSEVHGWV from the coding sequence ATGGGTACGGACGAGGGAACCGGTCCGGGCGCGGTGGTGGACGCCGGTGCGGACGGCCGCGCGCTGGCCGCGGCCGTACGGTCCGTCCTCGCGCGCATCGACGCCCACGCACAGCGCGCGCGGCACCGGACCCCGACGGCGGGGGACGAGGCATCCGCCGGTTCCGGCGCGGCAACTGCGGGCAATGGGCGCACAGGCACGACTGCCGCCGGAGCCGGGCAGCCGCGTCCCGAGGCGGGCGCGGCCGCACCCGTACCGGTACCAGTGCGCGAGACCGGCGCGGCGGCGGAGAGCGACCGGCGCGCGAACACCGTCGCTGCCACGACCGACCGGTCGCGGCCCGCCGACGCGCCCGAGCTCACCGCACCCCGCACCTCGGCGCTCGCCGCCCCCGCTCCCGCCACCCTGGACGCGCTCGTCGCCTGCTTCGGGCTCAGCCGCTTCGAACGCGACGTCGTCCTGCTCGCCGCCGCCGCGGAGCTGGACCCCACCACCGGCGGCCGTTGCGCCGCCGCGAGCGGCGACCCGGACCGGGCGCACCCGACCTTCTCGCTCGCCCTCGCCGCACTCGCCGACGCCCACTGGAGCGCGCTCACGCCCGTCGCCCCGCTGCGCCGCTGGCGGCTCGTCGAACTGGACGACGAGACCCGGCTGACCACCTCACGGCTACGCCTCGACGAGCGCATTCTCCACTTCCTGGTCGGCTCGCCGTACCTGGACTCCCGGCTGCACGGGCTGTTACGCCGCACGACAGTGCCGGAGTCGCTGCCGGCCTCGTACGACCTCGCGGCGAGCCGGGTCGCCGCGGGCTGGGCGGGAGCGGGCCCGTACGCACCACTCCGCGTCGAGCTCGTCGGCGGCGATCTGCGCAGCCGCGCCGACATCGCCGCCGCGGCCGCCCGCCGTTCCGGGCTCGGTCTGTACGCGATGGCCGCCGACGACATGCCGACCGACCCCGCCGAGCGCGACCGGCTGGCGCGGCTGTGGCAGCGCGAGGCGATCCTGCTGCCCGCCGCGCTGCTTGTCGAGGTCGGCGAGCTGGAACGTGACCAGGCCGCGGCCACTGACGCGTTCATCGAGAGCGCGGCCGTACCGCTCGTGGTCTCCAGCCCGGACCCGCGGCAGACCGCCCGACCACGCGGCGAACGGGTCACCGTCCCGGCCCTCGACACCGAGGAGCAACTCGGCGTGTGGACGGACGCCTTCGAAGACGTGCCAGAGGTGTCCGAAGAGGATCTGAAGGATCTCGTCGAGCAGTTCTCGCTGCCGCCGCATCTGATCAGGTCCGCCGGCGCGACCGTCGTACGGGATCTGCCCGGTGAGGACGAACTGGACGCCACCGGGCTGGCCTGGAGAGCCGGACTCACCGAGGCGCGGATGGGCATGGACGAGCTGGGCCGGCGGATCGAGCCGCAGGCCACGTGGGGCGATCTGGTGCTCGCGGAGAGGCAGTCGAGGATCCTGCGCGAGATCGTCGCGCATGTGCGTCAGCGGGCGACCGTCTACCAGGAATGGGGCTTCGCCGCGACGCTGCGCCGCGGCCTCGGCGTCACCGCGCTGTTCGCGGGCGGCTCCGGTACCGGCAAGACGCTCGCCGCCGAGGTGATGGCGAAGGAGCTGGGCCTGGATCTGTTCATCATCGACCTTTCCCAGGTGGTCAGTAAGTACATCGGCGAGACCGAGAAGAACCTGCGCAAGGTCTTCGACGCGGCCGAACGCGGCGGCGCGCTGCTGCTCTTCGACGAGGCGGACGCGCTCTTCGGCAAGCGCAGCGAGGTCAGGGACAGCCACGACCGGTACGCCAACCTCGAGGTCAGCTATCTGCTGATGCGGATGGAGGCGTATCGCGGTCTCGCGATCCTCACGACCAATATGAAGCAGGCCCTGGACACAGCCTTTATGCGCCGTATCCGCTTCGTCGTCGACTTCCCCTTCCCCGGGGAGAGCGAGCGCGCCGAGATCTGGCGGCGGGTGCTGCCCGCGCGGGCGCCGATGAAGGGCGTCGATCCGGAGCTGCTGGCCCGGCTGACCGTGGCGGGCGGCTCCATCCGCAATATCGCTCTCTCGGGCGCCTTCCTCGCGGCGGAGGAGGGCGACCGGCTCCAGATGCGCCACATGCTGGAGGCGGCGCGTACCGAATACCTCAAGCTGGACCGCTCCTTGACGCCCTCGGAGGTCCACGGATGGGTCTGA
- a CDS encoding APC family permease, whose translation MQTGFGGSPNPPPPQSSAVGGKGLKSSALGLVSSVAIGLASTAPAYSLAATLGFIVLAVGLQSPVVVILGFIPMLFIAYAYKAMNAVDPDCGTTFTWSARAFGPHTGWMGGWGIIIADIIVMANLAQIAGQYGFRLVGADGLADSRGWTALAGVIWIVVMTAICYIGIEISAALQKWLLCIELVLLAVLSVVALVKVYSDSAPTESLHVNLAWFNPFEIGSISSLTQGILLAVFIYWGWDTAVSVNEETADCERTPGRAAVISTVLLLLIYVLVTTSAQAFAGIGDKGIGLANPDNAGDVLGSFGDEVFGTEGFGGFLAKMLVLMVLTSAAASTQTTILPTARTTFSMATHKALPEVFARVHPRFLTPTWSTVTMGLASIAFYAGLTAISGNVLEDSIASVGLGIAFYYGLTGFACVWYFRRVLTRSATDFFMKGLLPALGALMLLGLFCYAAFHVYSDPEYGTTVIDLPLFGETGGVSVIGIGAILIGVVLMFIQRAVRSDWFRNPDVPVGAASKSPPL comes from the coding sequence ATGCAAACAGGCTTCGGCGGATCCCCCAACCCTCCGCCTCCGCAGTCCTCCGCGGTGGGCGGGAAGGGGCTCAAGAGCAGCGCGCTGGGCCTCGTCTCCTCCGTGGCCATCGGCCTCGCCTCGACCGCCCCCGCGTACAGCCTGGCCGCCACGCTCGGCTTCATCGTCCTCGCCGTGGGGCTCCAGTCACCGGTCGTGGTGATTCTGGGATTCATCCCGATGCTCTTCATCGCCTACGCCTACAAGGCGATGAACGCCGTGGACCCGGACTGCGGCACCACCTTCACCTGGTCAGCGCGGGCTTTCGGACCGCATACCGGGTGGATGGGCGGCTGGGGCATCATCATCGCCGACATCATCGTGATGGCGAACCTGGCGCAGATCGCAGGCCAGTACGGGTTCCGGCTGGTCGGAGCAGACGGCCTGGCCGACAGCCGCGGCTGGACGGCTCTCGCCGGCGTCATCTGGATCGTCGTGATGACGGCCATCTGCTACATCGGCATCGAGATTTCCGCGGCCCTGCAGAAGTGGCTGCTCTGCATCGAGCTCGTCCTCCTCGCCGTCCTTTCCGTCGTGGCGCTGGTGAAGGTGTACAGCGACAGCGCGCCGACGGAATCGCTGCACGTGAACCTGGCCTGGTTCAACCCCTTCGAGATCGGCTCCATCAGCTCCCTGACACAGGGCATCCTGCTGGCAGTCTTCATCTACTGGGGCTGGGACACCGCCGTGTCCGTCAACGAGGAGACCGCCGACTGCGAACGCACCCCCGGCCGCGCAGCCGTCATCTCCACCGTTCTACTGCTCCTCATCTACGTCCTGGTGACCACCTCGGCCCAGGCCTTCGCCGGGATCGGCGACAAGGGCATCGGCCTGGCCAACCCCGACAACGCGGGCGACGTCCTGGGCAGCTTCGGCGACGAAGTGTTCGGAACGGAAGGATTCGGCGGGTTCCTGGCGAAGATGCTGGTCCTGATGGTGCTGACCTCCGCCGCCGCCTCCACGCAGACCACGATCCTGCCGACCGCCCGCACCACCTTCTCGATGGCCACACACAAAGCACTGCCCGAGGTCTTCGCCCGTGTCCACCCGCGCTTCCTGACACCGACCTGGTCGACCGTCACCATGGGCCTGGCGTCGATCGCCTTCTACGCCGGGCTGACGGCCATCAGCGGCAATGTCCTGGAGGACTCCATCGCCTCGGTCGGCCTGGGTATCGCGTTCTACTACGGGCTGACCGGCTTCGCCTGCGTGTGGTACTTCCGCAGAGTCCTCACCCGCAGCGCCACCGACTTCTTCATGAAGGGCCTCCTCCCCGCGCTCGGCGCCCTGATGCTGCTGGGCCTGTTCTGTTACGCGGCCTTCCACGTCTACTCCGACCCGGAGTACGGAACCACCGTCATCGACCTGCCGCTGTTCGGTGAGACCGGTGGCGTGTCCGTCATCGGCATAGGTGCCATCTTGATCGGCGTTGTCCTGATGTTCATTCAGCGGGCAGTGCGGAGCGACTGGTTCCGCAACCCCGATGTGCCCGTCGGAGCCGCATCCAAGTCCCCACCCCTGTAG
- a CDS encoding phage tail sheath C-terminal domain-containing protein, with protein MPTHMGYPGVYIEELPSSIRTVASVTTSVTAFVGHTRRGPLNQPVRITSFADFERRFGGLTSRSAVSYAVHQFFGNGGSVAVIVRVAKAGTGEEACVTLNSTEGHSECPVLEVHAKEPGVWGSGLRVAVDHDTPAPDETFNLQILDARGGTRESFTGLSMNSGHGRFVETVVNAGSSLVRVKALDEGRPDPSGTVSKPFAAGLPNLNVELKVKIDDVEREFTLHDPDHDGEPPCNVTELALLLERKLRALPDAPGKHAFAGAEVTAFGRRIQVVAGSVDPDDVVRFVGECANDLGLEASVNPPVFPLEGGKDGDPPGPRDLIGSEARKTGVQALRDVDDVNLLALPELSAYESTEDMVTVLSAAEQLCRERRVFLLVDSPSTWGSVDAARAGIGAFDPVRSSHAGLYFPHLQLTDPLTGRLRSFPPSGAIAGVIARTDGERGVWKAPAGTEARLAGVRSLSVKLTDRENGLLNPLGVNCLRTFPVVGPLVWGARTLEGADALDSEWKYVPVRRLALHVEESLHRGLQWVVFEPNTEQLWQQIRLKASAYLNDLFRQGAFKGSTPREAYFVKCDKDTTTDADIDAGVVNVVIGIAPVKPAEFVIVKIQQIAGQFDLS; from the coding sequence ATGCCGACGCACATGGGCTATCCCGGCGTTTACATCGAGGAACTTCCCAGCAGCATCCGTACCGTCGCCTCGGTCACCACCTCGGTGACCGCGTTCGTGGGGCACACCCGCCGGGGGCCGCTCAATCAACCGGTGCGGATCACCAGCTTCGCGGACTTCGAGCGTCGCTTCGGCGGACTGACCTCGCGGAGCGCCGTCAGCTACGCGGTGCACCAGTTCTTCGGCAACGGCGGCTCGGTCGCGGTGATCGTCCGCGTGGCCAAGGCCGGCACCGGCGAGGAAGCCTGCGTCACGCTCAACTCCACCGAGGGGCACAGCGAGTGCCCGGTGCTGGAAGTGCACGCCAAGGAGCCCGGAGTCTGGGGCTCGGGCCTGCGGGTGGCCGTCGACCACGACACCCCGGCTCCGGACGAGACGTTCAATCTCCAGATCCTCGACGCGCGCGGCGGGACCCGCGAGTCCTTCACCGGTCTGTCGATGAACTCCGGCCACGGCCGCTTCGTGGAGACCGTCGTCAACGCGGGCTCCTCCCTCGTCCGAGTAAAGGCTCTGGACGAGGGCCGGCCCGACCCCTCCGGCACTGTCTCCAAGCCCTTCGCGGCCGGACTGCCCAACCTGAACGTCGAGTTGAAGGTCAAGATCGACGATGTGGAGCGCGAGTTCACGCTCCACGACCCCGACCACGACGGCGAGCCGCCGTGCAACGTCACGGAGCTCGCCCTCCTGCTGGAGCGCAAGCTGCGCGCGCTGCCGGACGCTCCCGGCAAGCACGCCTTCGCCGGCGCCGAGGTCACCGCCTTCGGCCGGCGCATCCAGGTCGTCGCCGGATCCGTCGACCCCGACGACGTGGTCCGCTTCGTCGGCGAGTGCGCCAACGACCTGGGCCTGGAGGCCTCGGTCAACCCGCCGGTCTTTCCGCTTGAGGGCGGCAAGGACGGCGATCCGCCCGGTCCGCGCGACCTCATCGGCAGCGAGGCCCGCAAGACGGGCGTCCAGGCGCTGCGCGACGTGGACGACGTCAACCTGCTGGCCCTGCCCGAACTTTCGGCGTACGAGTCCACCGAAGACATGGTCACCGTACTGTCGGCGGCCGAGCAGCTCTGCCGGGAGCGGCGTGTCTTCCTGCTCGTCGACTCGCCCTCGACCTGGGGCAGCGTGGATGCCGCACGGGCCGGGATCGGCGCTTTCGACCCCGTACGCAGCAGCCACGCGGGCCTGTACTTCCCGCATCTGCAGCTCACCGACCCGCTCACCGGACGGCTTCGTTCCTTCCCGCCGTCGGGTGCCATCGCCGGCGTCATCGCCCGCACCGACGGCGAGCGCGGCGTCTGGAAGGCGCCGGCCGGAACCGAGGCGCGGCTGGCCGGTGTCCGGTCACTGAGCGTCAAGCTGACCGACCGGGAGAACGGGCTGCTCAACCCGCTGGGCGTGAACTGCCTGCGCACCTTCCCCGTAGTGGGTCCGCTGGTGTGGGGCGCGCGCACGCTCGAGGGCGCGGACGCGCTCGACAGCGAGTGGAAGTACGTGCCGGTGCGCCGGCTCGCGCTGCATGTCGAGGAGAGCCTCCACCGCGGTCTCCAGTGGGTCGTCTTCGAACCCAACACCGAGCAGCTCTGGCAGCAGATCCGGCTGAAGGCCTCGGCGTACCTCAACGACCTGTTCCGGCAGGGCGCGTTCAAGGGCAGCACACCGCGCGAGGCGTACTTCGTCAAATGCGACAAGGACACCACCACCGACGCCGATATCGACGCCGGAGTGGTCAATGTCGTGATCGGCATCGCGCCGGTCAAGCCCGCGGAGTTCGTGATCGTCAAGATCCAGCAGATCGCCGGGCAGTTCGACCTCTCGTAA
- a CDS encoding phage tail protein, with product MAEFQINAHRFDPYKNFKFLVLWDGRTVAGISKISPLKRTTEVVKHRHGGDPSSPRKSPGRSEFEGVTLERGVTHDPEFDRWANKVWQVGAGLGAEVSLRDFRKDIVIQVLNEAGQVAVSHKLYRAWVSEYQVLGELDANANAVAIQSVKLECEGWERDYEVEEPVEPSFTHPA from the coding sequence ATGGCTGAGTTCCAGATAAACGCCCATCGCTTCGACCCGTACAAGAATTTCAAGTTCCTGGTCCTCTGGGACGGTCGAACGGTCGCGGGCATCAGCAAGATCAGTCCTCTGAAGCGCACCACCGAGGTGGTCAAGCACCGCCACGGCGGTGACCCGAGCTCACCGCGCAAGTCACCCGGCCGCTCCGAGTTCGAAGGCGTCACGCTCGAGCGGGGTGTCACCCACGACCCGGAGTTCGACCGCTGGGCCAACAAGGTGTGGCAGGTCGGCGCCGGGCTCGGCGCGGAGGTCTCGCTGCGGGACTTCCGCAAGGACATCGTCATCCAGGTACTCAACGAGGCCGGGCAGGTCGCCGTCTCGCACAAGCTCTACCGGGCCTGGGTCAGCGAGTACCAGGTGCTCGGTGAGCTGGATGCCAACGCAAACGCCGTCGCCATCCAGAGCGTCAAGCTCGAATGCGAGGGCTGGGAGCGGGACTACGAGGTGGAGGAGCCGGTCGAGCCCTCCTTCACCCATCCGGCCTGA
- a CDS encoding T4 family baseplate hub assembly chaperone, with translation MTPTGPAGMLATWEAGLAQHESGRSLLLHRAARPGAGTDELLSMPVGEREADLFALRRALFGERMQVRVECASCGEAMEFDLDATLLGARTRTPDGPLRVEEDDWVVEFRLPTVADLAAAGAVPDPAAARRLLVTRCTVSAVRGGEAIPSERLASLLPERVQQRLAETAADADPAADVTLNVACPECGEATPAELDITSYLWTELDTWARDLMLDVHLLATAYGWNEPEILALSPLRRRYYLELCADA, from the coding sequence ATGACGCCGACGGGGCCGGCCGGGATGCTCGCCACCTGGGAGGCCGGGCTGGCACAGCACGAATCCGGGAGGTCCCTGCTGCTGCACCGGGCGGCCCGCCCGGGGGCCGGCACCGACGAGTTGCTGTCGATGCCGGTCGGCGAGCGGGAAGCGGACCTGTTCGCGTTGCGCCGGGCGCTGTTCGGCGAGCGCATGCAGGTGCGTGTCGAGTGTGCGTCGTGCGGCGAGGCCATGGAGTTCGACCTCGACGCGACGTTGCTGGGCGCCAGGACGCGTACACCGGACGGGCCGCTGCGAGTGGAGGAGGACGATTGGGTGGTGGAGTTCCGGCTTCCCACCGTCGCCGACCTCGCGGCGGCCGGTGCGGTGCCGGATCCGGCGGCGGCCCGTCGGCTGCTGGTGACGCGCTGCACGGTTTCGGCCGTACGGGGCGGTGAGGCGATTCCCTCGGAGCGGCTGGCCTCGCTCCTGCCGGAGCGGGTCCAGCAACGGCTCGCCGAGACGGCGGCGGACGCCGACCCGGCGGCCGACGTGACGCTGAACGTCGCCTGCCCCGAGTGCGGTGAGGCCACCCCGGCCGAGCTGGACATCACCTCCTATCTGTGGACCGAACTGGACACCTGGGCACGGGACTTGATGCTCGATGTCCATCTGCTCGCCACCGCCTACGGGTGGAACGAGCCGGAGATTCTGGCGCTCAGCCCGCTGCGGCGTCGCTACTACCTGGAGCTGTGCGCAGATGCCTGA
- a CDS encoding DUF4255 domain-containing protein produces MSNGLALATVTQALALLIESNLGPEMDLAVKVETRKPPAEPPAEPTINVFLYQVTPNPSMRHHDLPTRASDGTLLKRPAMPLDLHYLISAYGEEAELVGQRLIGCVVRTLHEIPVLPKELIELAAERPYLAGSDLAESPQKVRFTPTVMDIDETSKLWGMLHQTPYTLSVAYQASLVLIEGREKPVPAKPVERRTVRVMPFGAPGAPVPPGSTPPAEEPARVEDETEAAGAQTAAAEPGAAKKRLASRTAPSKTTPSKTAPSKTAPSKSVPGKAAAGKPAASGSTVSKPVAKRAAPASRTGKDSGASGSGGGRSPGSDAGAGADGKDS; encoded by the coding sequence ATGAGCAATGGACTGGCCCTCGCGACGGTCACCCAGGCCCTGGCACTGCTGATCGAGAGCAATCTGGGGCCCGAGATGGACCTCGCGGTCAAGGTGGAGACTCGTAAGCCGCCGGCCGAGCCGCCGGCCGAGCCGACCATCAATGTCTTCCTCTACCAGGTCACGCCGAACCCTTCGATGCGCCATCACGACCTGCCGACGCGCGCTTCGGACGGCACACTGCTCAAGCGCCCTGCCATGCCGCTGGATCTGCACTATTTGATCAGCGCGTACGGGGAGGAGGCGGAGCTGGTCGGCCAGCGGCTGATCGGGTGCGTGGTCCGGACGCTGCACGAAATCCCGGTGCTGCCCAAGGAGTTGATCGAGCTCGCTGCGGAGCGTCCGTATCTGGCGGGCAGTGATCTGGCCGAGTCGCCGCAGAAGGTGCGCTTCACGCCGACGGTGATGGACATCGACGAGACGTCCAAGCTGTGGGGCATGCTCCACCAGACTCCGTACACGCTGTCGGTGGCGTATCAGGCCTCCCTGGTCCTGATCGAGGGCCGCGAGAAGCCGGTCCCGGCGAAGCCGGTGGAGCGGCGGACGGTGCGGGTGATGCCGTTCGGGGCTCCCGGCGCACCGGTGCCGCCGGGATCCACGCCTCCGGCCGAGGAGCCGGCGCGGGTTGAGGACGAGACCGAGGCCGCCGGGGCGCAGACGGCAGCCGCTGAGCCGGGGGCCGCGAAGAAGCGGCTCGCGTCCAGGACGGCACCGTCAAAGACCACGCCCTCCAAGACCGCGCCCTCCAAGACCGCGCCGTCCAAGAGCGTCCCGGGCAAGGCCGCTGCGGGCAAACCCGCGGCGTCCGGGTCCACCGTCTCCAAGCCGGTGGCCAAGCGGGCCGCGCCCGCCTCCCGTACCGGCAAGGACTCCGGCGCGAGCGGGAGCGGCGGCGGCCGGTCACCGGGATCCGACGCAGGCGCGGGCGCAGACGGCAAGGACAGCTGA